AAGTCAAAtagggtaatgggaaacaatgataatgttggttttgagctgtttttcaatttgttcttttattttgaggctcatatctggtttgaattttcgaGGTTTTTGTTTTACGGGTAGAAAAGTAGGGTCTGTGGGCAACTTATGCACTACCACATCAGTTGAAataccagtcatatcatcataggaccatgggaatacatcctggaacatagtcaaaaattcaaacatctcctttttctgcctctcattcaaatgaatactaatttgcacctccttaacttcatatttagtgccaatgttaaccttttctgtttcttccaggttcggttttggtttctcctcatattgttcaaagttctttgcaaaagaatcgaatatctcctcattatcactcttgCTTTGGAGCTCGGATTCCCAGacctccaagtcgtgagtgatatagagattgccattattgaattccagaatagtgatatccaaagggtcaaatagttttatttttggccatctgaaagaattaacgaatgtgggataataagcaaacaaatatacaacaaacaaatgaacaagcaacATGATAGCAATATAAACAAACGAATAAACAAATCAAcatgacaagaacaacttgtgcattttcataaaacctttgattgaaagcgaaaacaaaagaaaacaagcaggaacgaaatgaaaacttaacaatattttcACGTGCAAACTTTAGTCAAAggtaaagatgctttcattagctatttacagatgcagaagtattttcatgaattcgcatgaatgacaaacccctttaggtttaccgaaactccttctgaaTGGGCAGAAACTCGACTGTCCAATTGGAAATTGATCCTTCAGGGATGTCGGGAAACTCGGCCTCATCTGGGAAACTgtcttcaaatgttgccccaatgaacaattgggccaaactagTTTCGATTCCGTCAACTGGGTTAATCTCTGACGTGATCACTCGGTTGGTCGTGGAAAAGTATAATGCAGTGATGGAATATCAAGGGCGCTTTGCCTGCCTTCTTTCTCTGCTCTCTTGcgttccttcatttctttgatGTCTTTAGCGgttggtcggaaacccaaaccgaatgaatcatttttctccacAATTTCCACTGATTTCAGAATTCCTTGCAGATCAcgtcccagccctttgtcaaactcatatcctccgcggatcatttccttagccatcatgacactggccttTGACAGAGCTCGTTCCTCTTTTGTTATCCAACTTACGGAGATGATATCAGCtgtgctatgaggggtcactGTGGCGCTTCGGCTACCATCTTCTTTGGCCCCAGAATCAGCAATCACGAGGCAATCCTCCTCGGCAAAGATAGTTATCAATTTGTCATTTACTATGAATTTCAACAATTGATGCAATGAAGAAGGCACAGCTCCGGACTTATGAATCCATGGCCTTCCAAGCAAAATATTGTAAACACTAGAAAAATGCATAACTTGGCAAGCTATTTGAAACTGTGCGGACCCCATCTCGACTACTAAATCCACTTCTCCTATAGGTTCTCTTTGTGCTCCATCAAAACTTCTAACtatggtccctgaaggcctcagcttgatatcttgcaaccctagcttttccaaggtactccaaggacagatattaagcGCAGATCCATTGTCAATCAACACCTTTGGCAAAATTTTCCCATTGCACCTCACAGCTATGTACAGagccttgttatgtccaatgccttccgccGGTAACTCATCATCAGAGAAAgtgatttgttttgtaaataacaCACTGCCAACTATATGTGAGAAATTAGCAACCGAAATGTCCTTGGGGATTTGAGCTTTAGTCAACACTTCGAGCAACGCATCCCTATGCATATCCGAAGAAAAGAGCAGATCCAACATGGATATTTGGGCGGGCGACTTGCTTAGCTTCTCGACTACATTATATTCACTTCTTtggagccttttaagaaaatccaaggcTTCCTTCTCAGTAATTGCTGGTTTAGCGGGCAGGTCGGGGTTATTTGTTTGAATCGGAACGATAGCTCCAAACGGACTTGCAATCCCCCCTGATCTGGTGACCACTGACACCTCTTCTTTGGCAACTGACTTTTCTCCAATTTGTATGACAGGTTCATCGTAGTTCCATGGCACTCGTTGCAAACTTAGGACGGGCTCTTGCTCCGGGAATTCGATGACCACTGGCTCCAAAGCCTTGCTTTCAGCTAGAGtgagatccaaaataaaaggtCTTTTATCCTCCTCAAACGGCACCTCTATCACAAATggttggtctgtgaccccaaacaGCTCGGCTTTCCTTGCCAATTTTTGGACTTGCTGCTCATACTCTGCGTTGTCCAGAATGACCCCAATGGTATTAGCGTGTTCAGGCAAGGGGTTCCTATTTATATTCGGCCCTTGTGCCTCCTTTTTCCTGATTACAATCTCTCCGgcttcaatcatatcttgaattcTATGCTTAAAAGCCTTGCAATCAACAGTTGAATGTTCGGGtgcccctgaatgataagcacagacgGCTTGTGGGTTATACCCAGCGTATATGCCATATGGATAGGCCGGAGGGGGTACCGTGCCAATCTTTCCGGCAGCCTTCAactggtcatacaattggtctaGAGGCCTGCCTAAATCGGTAAATGTacgtgtgacagccccactttcccctaaggcgaaccaaagaggttagcggactgcctgcccagctctcgccaggactacggatcagattagagcgatctttcacgttccggaacttataacgcgcgcaaataaggcaaaagggcaaaataacccaaaataaaagaaaatgaaacccggagtcggccatgaatagtaaccaactcgtccgaacccaaccaaacatcgaattacatataccccataacatttagcctttacaaaccaaaatgacatttaaaagtgatacaaaagtcactacatatatggtttgccaaaacaaaagtgaaaacggccctaatgatacatttagggtcccattttatatacaatacaaaagagtcattcatctagttcatttggcaaccatttatcaaaattcattccaaaagagtcatattcctgtaaggaaaacaaaaggaacggggtgagctaattgcccagtgagaatacaactcaagcaaccaagttcatggatacatcaagcttaacagtccaatttaccaaaataaataaagccacacattaataatgaggataaaaggatacgggtggctctcaagagcccttttcctcgtttgaattcttgatcggtctcattgactctccgtcaatgtttgaaaagtaaccaactgtagacccctcttctctcccattccttccaccaaacatccccctaccgggcccgcactccaaacacttgcactgtggtattactcgagtataccggaatcaagagtctctcatactacaagattccttataactttacccaaggctcattaattgtcacgaccaaacccttgtcggctcgattcaatcaactaccaatggggttgagctcaatgataacatttgtggtcgttggatacttgtccaatcgatatcaagtcatgtatttcatttcatatatcagttcatataactttccaataactttccaataacttttcaataacatgtgaaacaataagtgagagtgataaagtacactctcacatcaatccattaacatacaacatctcaagttcaaatatcaaagccatataatagcacacaagtgagtagtacactcaccaatcaattaagtgctatttcatgcacttccgtcaggagaatgtcgtgagctatcgtcacgccctagaacatgtaaacaaataccataagactcaataacgagtcataaagtcaaaccaattatcgcccaatagggtttcatgcatggaaattcaagggttaaatacttaacctttactcaagtcgagaatatagttttctaaatctcgagtaaaaattcgggcagcatgccctttgtgtttaccaaattttccagccataaggcttcattatttttcttcaatcacaacccaacaacacacatataagcatttcatgtcaagagtcgttccatagctcacaatatcataaaacaagaaaccataccgagccataaacaacaccaattcacaaccccaatagggttttataaacatatacaagcatgaaagcaaaccagaaattaagaaaggctttaatgttggccttgataagaaaaccggttttgacgtcataatgcggtaatggcacaactctcactacaattatcggatgggggtgtaagacccaccatttcgaagccaagaaacagaactacaacaatgtagaaggtcactcaatccatttcttaacacaactaggtcaaatatgccaaatactaacccagaattaccaaaacagatttgcaaaatgcagaaaactttaatcggtatatctcagtccatacaagtccaaatgccgaaattccaaaggtatatgttagctaagacattcagatacatttcctcagaagacaccaacttcaaaatccaaaccaattccagtcaaaacaggcaattactatcgcagttcggacattctgtgcaccaaaaacagcaacagtaaaaacggcataactcactctacacttgtccaattgccctgaaattttgcaggaacactaaaatcatcaatacctacaactttcatgttttgagcaaagtccaattcggcctctagctatgacctaaaatttcggacagaataggggttcaagaaccctaacttttcacatttcattccaaatccaaaattgattgcatttaacaacaattcatacctactagagtcaaagccccttattaccaaccatcatactagtccacaacatcaaaatcatatgaaaccagaaaattcatcataaaatggaaaacttcaccaaaacaagccaaatcaaggggtaaatcacatattccttcactcatgcccccattaagcacaaaataagcattattagaggtagtagggtgtttcaagcttcacttaccaagaaccaagagagaggaagatgttggccaccttagagcttcaaacaaagttcaccaaacaacttactatcactagaagataaggttttatggagtagaatctagtctaagcctttgttcatggaagattgaagcttatggaagcttgaaagttaggaaattgtcttcttctttgagagagagagagccggccatcaagggtgcaaaaatggtgaattttgtgcaattttttgagatatttaaccttggtcaaaaaagtcaaaattgtgaatagtaattcttaaaaggcatcaaatgagaaggtgacacttgttacctccttaaatgcattcctatctttcttttctctctcacatcaatcacttcacactctctactaatctcttaacacccgataaattttaaacagtatctgaaacttaaccttattggccgaatttttccaaacttttcgcactagtgggtcccacatccactatttactcttaattttctaaaaattctccaatgctagaaaaatcatcttaaaactataattgctcataaaatccactaagaaaatatttctaagccagaaaatgcagaaaacatgcaattaaggggaaataaaccctaggaaaataattagggttttacgggttctcacagtacGGCTACGGGGTtggttgtaaggttcaggaggttgaggatggctataaacaggtctatttgggggaggaaatcttgggttatatggagggcgaggtcggttttggggtggatttggttgagagatttgaaaaggggctacaggtgggttaggatagtttgggcgaggtcgagggtgatGGATATTGGTAGTATATACATGGTGCGGGTTTGAATTATAAGGGTAATgtggttggtaggttggattgGGTTGGTATCGGGGTTTGGGTGAAGGATTCTGGTTCCAGATAAAAGTTGtctccccctctttctttttaaactgcGGCTTCTTTCCACTGCTCCCCTGCCCTTGCAAAGCTTCTACTTGTGATTTTAGGGCAGAGACGTTAACAATTTTTCCGGCtctcacaaaatcatcatactcTTCGAGTTTATTCACAATCGCAGCAAATGTACACCCAGTCCTACGGAAGATTTCTTCGAAgtatggaggatcatgcgcctttatgaaagtgcgaataatttcatcttcGGTCATCGGAGGCTCAACCTTGGCAGCTATCTTCCTCCATCTTTTGGcgtatgtcttatgatcttcagatggtcgcCTCTTGGTGCCTTCCAAAGTAGTTCTGGTCGGTGctagctcgcagttatactcgtattgTCTGATGAAGGCGTTGGATAGATCAAGCCAGGTCTTTACCTCATCTggctttaagtttgaataccAATCGAGGGCGTCTCCTTCTAGACTCTCTGGAAATAACCTAAGTGGCAAGTTTTCGTCATCCACCGGCTTGCCCAGCTTGTTGGCAAACAAACGCAAGTGTGTCTTAGGATATCCTGTACCATCATATTTATTGAACTTCGGGGTCTTGAACCCCACGGGCAGCTGTACATTTGGAAACAGGCACAGATCATCGTAGTCTAAcaccccttgcttgcttaaaccttggcttttccggatgaactcatcgaaacgatccAACCGCTTAAGTAACTTCAGATCAATCGGGGCAGATGACTCCCCCacttctggcttggtttgaacagtgtGCTCCGGCACAACAGGTTCTGCGGTAGGCTGATAAAAAGCTTGTGGACCTGGAGGCATGTTTGGACCACCTTGACCaccttgaggctgaaatccttgccCATAGAGAGGATAAAACGGAAGATTTTGAGTGTAAGTGTACTGCGGGTTGAAAACTccctcaaaagtggtttgaattggaggaatgacaaatggttcggattccgGTTGTTTGACAGGCGGAGGCTCGGgctgcactccgctactaatgaGCTCGTCAATCAACTTATTCTGGGCAGCCATCTCAGACGCCATTTTCCCAAATTTGCTGAGCaattcagtcaactgaaccccgggacttgtggcctccggctgggtagttgcagcggtcttatcagacgattctggctgagtactcatgtctacacgattcctttgggcttgactacgggatcgcgttatgatgggcttcgacgagaagctatgtttaaatattacctgaaaacACGAAATGACGTGCTTTTAGATTTAGCCCTGGCTTAgcttttttaacaaaaataaaacaaagaaaaagaaaaagacaagagttagtagatgttccaaaaattcggatgcatgtcctatcggggggccctttttgtgccaagggtaggcctagcatgatgcaacaccttcgaaatgggacccgtaACGCAAACCTATTTTTGACAACAATTCCAAATGAGTGCAAAAGAAAAATCGctttcattgataaacttgccaatatttacatcatgTCATGAAGACGATTCCGTACAAGATTGCCAAAACTTCTAAGCCTATCTAATACAGAGTTCCTGGTTTCTCTAGCATATGGAATTCTAACATGTTCAGGTTGGTCATATAATTCTCCGCATTTcctttgtagacaccaaattttagtatatttttatttactattatttttatttttcatgttagtttttatttatttttagtcttttatttttgttttgagtcattttagcataggttttttttgaaaaagagaagaaaaattattagtattttgtttttatcttttattcatagttttgttcattttatctgatttttatttaaattgttatttttctttatttatttgggttcattattataatatattaaaaaaagaagaaaaaagaaaaaaataaaaaagaagggtttagcattttattttatgCCTAGTTTTGCTCCTTTTATTCGATTTTACTTATTATTGATTaactgaaaaaggaaaaatgaaaaaaaaggaaaaaaaggaaaaagaaagaaaaattaacatttcattttttttatgcctagttccgctcattttattcaatctttcttcattagttatttttcttaattagttatttatattttgttaaattattactaaaacaaaaaaaaaatggatttctacatgcaagctgcggaaacgcagcttgcaaggacaGTCGTGCATGTCCCATCGGAGGGCTGGATTTTAAGGTAGGGACAAACCCCTCATCCTCAtttttgaggtgagggtttaggggaTATAGGTCCCCATATAAAAGGGAAGAAACGGCCGAGAGATAAGAGAGGATTGAAGGTTGACGGCTGATaagaaagaaacgaaaaaacctgagaaaagaaacaagagagcAGACGGAAAAGGGGTGCTGAGAGAAATGGAGTGGCGACTAGGTTTTGGAGAGAGCTAAGAGAGAGGTGGTCGGCTGTGAAAAGGAGCCAGAAACCATAGGAAAAGGTAGCTGAAAGAATCTGGGGAGGGAGTGAAACAACGGCAGAGAAAAAGGGAGCTTTGAGGCGAGTGAAAGCAGCAGAAAGGAGAAAACTTTGCAGTTCTCCACCGGTGGCTTGAGTCTGTTCATCTTACCAGAGGTAATCCCTGTTTCCCTCTTGCTATATAAGCTCGGGTTCTAGGAcagaaatttttcatttttcttttttctttttgctctcgGCATTTCTTGTTCGTTTCTTTGCTGTCTTGTCTCCGTTTCGTTATTATCTTGCGTTAGAGTGTAGCGATTGATCTGTTTGACATTGGGGGTTGAATGAGGGGTTGCTTTGATTAGAAAGATCGCCGTTTTGGTGGATTTTGTTAGTCTCATCTGCCCGGAATGCCATGTTTGTGAAGTTACAGAAAATAGCCAAAGTTTGCGTCTTTTGTTTTCGGATTTTCTGGGAGGGGGAAGGCAGTGACTAAAATTATGATTTCGCTCTTTGACTCAAAGTCGGTTGGGTTGAAGACTTGGGTCATTTGGGTAGGATATCTACAAGTTTCAATGGGGAGTGTGAAGGTTTTATAAACATGCTGAAATGGTAGAAGGCAAGCTGAGCAAGCCTTGTTGCGTTTTTCCTATGTTTCTTTCCTTATGCATCTTTCCTGCATTCTATGCACTTTCAAATCTGTTGGGGATGCATGCTAAGGTAATGGCATCAGTGGTTGGGGAATACTTACATTTGGTAGGTTGGATTTAAGATGGTCATATGAACATGCTTCGTGAGTAATTTGCAGCAGGCTTGAAGTAAATTGGTCAGCATGTTGCTGAGTTATTGTTCATTCCTTCGTGATTTATTTGTCCTTCCTTGTTCCAGAAGTGCATGATCACCAAAATAGGTAGTTGGGATTGACGAATTCATGGTTTATTTTGTGAGTTTGTGAATGATCTTATTTGCCGAAATTTGCCGAAGCTTGCGCATGAAAATTACAGCAAAACAGTAGAATGGAAGCAATTTAGCTTGCCGAGAGTTCTTGTTGCATGATTTATGTTGGATTGGGTCCTGTAGAATTAGTTGGTAGGCTTGCATTTCCACTTGAATTCATGATTTACGGCTGTCTTCCTGCATGGTTGAAAGCTGGAAATTACAGAAATTTCGGGAGTTGCCGAAAGCCATTATTGCAGAAACATGTGAACTCTAGTTGTAgaaactttcttgttttcttttgttgcatgaaacttgcatgAAGTCGTCCAAGAATTTTATTGTTATTAAGTTGTAGCCATGTTGgattggaaatcaatcaaggcTTGGAAGGAATCTTGCTGGCCGAAAGTTTCTTGGAGCTGCAAAAAATTGTTGAATGAAAAGCGCAGCAGGGAACAAGAAAAGTTCCGAATTTTCTTTGTGTTGCCAGAACTTGcatgatttcattttttagttgTGGACTTGTTGGGTTATGGTTGTCTTTGGTTTAGTGTTGCGGTTTTGATTGTTGGGATGATATTCTAGCTACGTTAGGATTGCATTTGAGAAACCTGGTAAGGAACCAGCAGAAACGAAGAGAATTCCGTAGCATGCATGGAAATGTTTCTCCAAattttgcactttaaccccttaaTTTGGGTTTAGTGCTACTATGGCCCgattagttgaataatttaatcaattttgtcattctagaatcttaattgctcTTGGTATGCTTTGATATGATTTTGGGTAAAACgtttagtgagttttaggatgcattttgaggttcaatatgttttgatagagttttagcttggatttgtgttctaatcacATCTTGGATAATTTTGATGTTTAATTTGGACAAATAGATTTCCATTCATCTTTTATGAAGATTAtagcatttgattttaataggtcTCATCTTAAGCCAtcaattttagtattttattttagaccctttcaaaatttttaattattttaattaagTCCTTCTTGCTTTAGTTTCTTGTATATGGTTGGTTTGTTtatgtaaatactttagttgactccacttagtgtttaactttcatctttcatatttaatttttattttcatgtaattatttgataattaaagtggtaccttgacctttttattcttttggagggtaaattagtaatttcgcCTCATTAGGGACatcatttcaagggaggtacacgctaaccctttatttgcactttatttgaccctatgtgatccaacgtgctaagtgagaattgcatgtctactttgctttccttgcttttccttaatacctttcatttgtttcatttacttttgctttttttattaagcctctcttttatttatttatggggtatatgtacacctcttggcttgtaatagatagggctggcgagcatttttgtccatttttccccttccccttttgttttagttagcaaatgtaataggttcattagattgattgcttgcttttgttgctacgtgttaatttgctttattaggctcttgcatttagtcgagcatgctaagtgttatgtgctacgtgtttttaagtgattggcatgtctacttgcttcctatagtcatagatggatgtaatgaatgaatgcacgtcaccacactagtccaacgctagttgtggctcattgctccgtttttcactagtccaacgctagtaggaattcatagatatgggctagtccaacgctagacccttagggattccccttgctagttcatacttgcatgtttcactacatttcatgcatttttcttagttttctaagcatttggcatgctcctccaatcctttccctttcattttaggcttttgcatcttcatgctagttatagggtacatttgcttgagggtcccctctcgataagggaaacgagcgagtgtggctacaaaatagccttagcacgctagttcttccttctaatcaaagggaaaattaaagtcgtgaaattaggagtcattcccgtacccgacttgatgcattcctctaggttcatacactttAATTCTCATTATGTCACTCCCTCACCttctttatccacattttctcactacttacaTCTTTCTCAATACAAATGTCATGTTCACACATCCTTCTTCCtgtcacttgtttttctacctcacaaattgtacccaattgcacttatatgtatctactatcatattttcatccatttgcacacagacacctttatttttttcaatttgcaCACACGCACTTGtctttcatttgcacacatgcacgttttcttacattttcacacttgcactcatatttgagtcttcatttgcatcactcgtgacctctatgaagactttccttattggccaccacgaCTCATGTGGTTGGAACCAAAAAgcttcataagagacattttagatttaggattgcattttttttagcatccattagtcatgtccaacatgcaacacatactttgggtagaaaaattgggaaaagaagggctaagtcacgcaactagctttggctagggtaagggagtgccttaggttttgcctttgccttctcccttatcaaatgtgacccccgatccctttcttttggttacgtagacctaaaaggtctttaaaaagggtttgttaaaaaatcactttttgggtgacttggtacaccctaattctataccaagtggcgactccattttccattcaaaaccctttttgaactttatttggccaaaccgtcgcatttcacaatcccccggccttttattttcattttcacacacgttcacatacatattccacacaccactttcacacactcaaaaagtggggcgcgacaattggcgactccactggggacttcctaagtgggtccaagcattcgatttagctattcttttcctttttctaccctttttatgtatagcatttggatataagggttgcattttccattttagagCCTTTTGCCTCgtgcgcgcgtatcaaactattccctcactcacgtatgtatgattggttgtttggatgtatgttgtacttgttttatctcgcgctttgcattgcatttgggggggggatgtgtgtcacctttagagccttgcgttggttctcaaccctttccctcaaaatagggaacacttcatacgtgcacgtttatttaccgttatcccattttattttatttttcgtgggttctttcccacaccgccttgtaggactaggaatggtttctctaggtacgtggatggtgtgctctgcgcccatagcagtacctaggggatcgctcgagccaccgaccgaaggtattgggattgatgacccattcccttaggtctgaaggcttggggacctttttaaGCCTTTTCGAGTCTAgtcgcattagtgaaccccagcctcatgcatccatgttagagttttcctaggttagagtcagcctcacccttgataagcacattaggcacgagggaaggggttccaccccttttacttgcttttattgtatttcttttcttaattgctcccaatatgttatgtgtactatcaattgcactgaCCATTTCGTTGTTTTtgcttgcattcatgtgccttagcaataaggggcctctttggcactcttttagtgacttacccact
This DNA window, taken from Coffea eugenioides isolate CCC68of unplaced genomic scaffold, Ceug_1.0 ScVebR1_984;HRSCAF=1758, whole genome shotgun sequence, encodes the following:
- the LOC113759197 gene encoding uncharacterized protein LOC113759197, which translates into the protein MASEMAAQNKLIDELISSGVQPEPPPVKQPESEPFVIPPIQTTFEGVFNPQYTYTQNLPFYPLYGQGFQPQGGQGGPNMPPGPQAFYQPTAEPVVPEHTVQTKPELPVGFKTPKFNKYDGTGYPKTHLRLFANKLGKPVDDENLPLRLFPESLEGDALDWYSNLKPDEVKTWLDLSNAFIRQYEYNCELAPTRTTLEGTKRRPSEDHKTYAKRWRKIAAKVEPPMTEDEIIRTFIKAHDPPYFEEIFRRTGCTFAAIVNKLEEYDDFVRAGKIVNVSALKSQVEALQGQGSSGKKPQFKKKEGETTFIWNQNPSPKPRYQPNPTYQPHYPYNSNPHHLKAAGKIGTVPPPAYPYGIYAGYNPQAVCAYHSGAPEHSTVDCKAFKHRIQDMIEAGEIVIRKKEAQGPNINRNPLPEHANTIGVILDNAEYEQQVQKLARKAELFGVTDQPFVIEVPFEEDKRPFILDLTLAESKALEPVVIEFPEQEPVLSLQRVPWNYDEPVIQIGEKSVAKEEVSVVTRSGGIASPFGAIVPIQTNNPDLPAKPAITEKEALDFLKRLQRSEYNVVEKLSKSPAQISMLDLLFSSDMHRDALLEVLTKAQIPKDISVANFSHIVGSVLFTKQITFSDDELPAEGIGHNKALYIAVRCNGKILPKVLIDNGSALNICPWINDKLITIFAEEDCLVIADSGAKEDGSRSATVTPHSTADIIS